One window from the genome of Rickettsiella endosymbiont of Xylota segnis encodes:
- a CDS encoding MATE family efflux transporter, producing the protein MSTENLFESIEPATNLIAEPRNNFFLEAKALIKLFLPLLLSQITYAISLFAAILMVGHLGKDALAALALVSSIYSALCAFFYGIFVSISVLVSQNFGAKNDKNIQLIVSQGFVLAVICSIPFIIIMWHVPFILSWTGQDPKAILLSIPYLHALSFSIFPWLIQVVMEQFLIGLSLTRLVFLISLIQVPAEILVTYVFIFGKFGFPAIGISGIGYGFTLILLLTIILIAVLITRLNVTKKYSIFSYLGRINKQFLLRLFQLGVPIGATNLIEYLLFPTLVLLIGRFGADALAAHQITRQYFDLAITIGLALAQATVVRVGQAVGSKNASAVQLSAYVSLITGVSLMLIIALLYSIFAKNLIAFDIDITQIQNNHVVFLAKNLLIIVAIFQIFDCIRLIAMASLRGMEDTKIPMYITLFIYWLIGLTLSYFLGFILDLEVIGVWYGMLAAMIIGSLVILFRLRLFLQKI; encoded by the coding sequence ATGTCAACAGAAAATTTATTTGAATCAATAGAGCCTGCTACTAATTTAATCGCTGAACCACGTAATAATTTTTTTTTAGAAGCCAAAGCGCTTATAAAACTTTTTTTACCATTATTACTTTCTCAAATTACTTACGCTATAAGTCTTTTTGCAGCTATTTTGATGGTTGGACATTTGGGCAAAGATGCCTTAGCGGCTCTAGCCTTGGTTTCTAGTATATATAGTGCTTTATGCGCATTTTTTTATGGAATTTTTGTTAGTATTAGCGTATTGGTTTCACAAAATTTTGGAGCTAAAAATGATAAAAATATACAGCTAATAGTATCTCAAGGTTTTGTTTTGGCGGTAATTTGTAGTATTCCCTTTATAATAATAATGTGGCATGTACCTTTTATATTGTCTTGGACCGGTCAAGATCCAAAAGCGATTCTATTATCTATTCCCTATTTACATGCATTATCTTTTAGTATTTTTCCTTGGCTAATTCAAGTGGTTATGGAACAATTTTTGATTGGCTTATCATTAACACGGTTAGTTTTTCTGATTAGTTTGATACAAGTTCCTGCAGAGATTTTAGTTACCTATGTATTTATATTTGGTAAATTTGGTTTTCCAGCAATTGGTATTTCTGGAATAGGTTATGGTTTTACGTTAATTCTTTTACTTACGATTATTCTTATTGCTGTTTTAATAACGCGATTAAATGTTACAAAAAAATACTCTATATTTAGTTATTTGGGAAGAATAAACAAGCAATTTTTATTACGTTTATTCCAATTAGGTGTACCAATAGGAGCAACAAACCTCATCGAATATTTATTATTTCCTACACTCGTATTGCTTATTGGACGCTTTGGCGCCGATGCACTTGCGGCACATCAAATTACACGGCAATATTTTGATTTAGCTATTACTATTGGACTTGCATTAGCACAAGCTACAGTTGTACGTGTGGGGCAAGCTGTCGGCTCTAAAAATGCTTCAGCAGTGCAACTTTCTGCTTATGTAAGTCTTATTACAGGAGTTAGTTTAATGTTAATTATTGCTCTACTCTATAGTATATTTGCAAAAAATTTAATTGCTTTTGATATTGATATTACACAAATTCAAAATAACCATGTGGTTTTTTTAGCAAAAAATCTTTTAATTATCGTGGCTATATTCCAAATATTTGATTGTATTCGTTTAATAGCTATGGCTTCTTTACGAGGAATGGAAGACACGAAAATTCCTATGTATATCACACTATTTATTTATTGGTTGATAGGCTTAACACTATCATATTTTTTAGGTTTTATTTTAGATTTAGAAGTAATTGGTGTTTGGTACGGCATGTTAGCGGCAATGATCATAGGTAGTTTAGTTATTTTATTCCGCCTCAGATTATTTTTACAGAAAATATAA
- a CDS encoding Gfo/Idh/MocA family oxidoreductase, whose protein sequence is MLYGKKLKLAILGCGMVADYHIKGVLETGDAEIVALCDSSSSVLARMLNKYKIGRGETDYACILADENINAVIICTPPHSHYQLAMEVINAHKHVLIEKPFVITKSEMYSLQHKAANNPHLVVMESSARHSRLQPKFNYIKNLISSGDLGDIYAIHHNAVFRKSRPGIEYHADAKWFYDKKLAGGGPLIDWGVYDLSFHLGILNDNVNLKYLKSFHVNGLDQKSANDKFSVEEHGIVMMEFDNKLIYYWERASNAHNEALNETRIYGSKGGLKFNYLTWGSSKIIYYRLTRKGMSKKNLIPLEMGKHKTYLEDFYALDAHFVQCILGKQKPILPLSLSVKHLEIIFQALKTP, encoded by the coding sequence ATGCTATATGGAAAAAAACTAAAGTTGGCCATTCTTGGCTGTGGAATGGTAGCGGACTATCATATTAAAGGAGTATTGGAAACAGGGGATGCTGAAATAGTTGCCTTATGTGATAGTTCCTCAAGTGTATTAGCAAGAATGCTCAACAAATATAAAATAGGAAGAGGTGAAACGGATTATGCGTGTATATTAGCTGATGAGAATATTAATGCTGTAATAATTTGTACTCCACCACATAGTCATTATCAGCTTGCGATGGAAGTCATAAATGCACACAAACATGTCCTAATTGAAAAGCCATTCGTTATTACCAAATCTGAAATGTATAGTTTGCAGCATAAAGCGGCTAATAATCCTCATCTTGTTGTGATGGAATCTTCTGCTAGACATTCCCGTTTACAACCAAAATTTAACTATATTAAAAATTTAATTTCCTCAGGTGACTTAGGGGATATTTATGCTATACATCATAATGCTGTTTTTAGGAAGTCCAGGCCAGGTATTGAATATCATGCCGATGCCAAATGGTTTTATGATAAAAAGCTGGCTGGTGGCGGACCTCTAATTGACTGGGGTGTTTATGATTTATCATTTCATTTAGGTATTTTAAATGATAACGTTAATTTAAAATATTTAAAATCTTTCCATGTAAACGGACTGGATCAGAAAAGTGCTAATGATAAATTTAGTGTTGAAGAGCATGGGATTGTGATGATGGAGTTTGATAATAAACTTATCTATTATTGGGAACGAGCAAGTAATGCACACAATGAAGCTTTAAATGAAACTAGAATTTATGGTAGTAAAGGGGGGTTAAAATTTAATTATCTCACTTGGGGTTCAAGTAAAATTATTTATTATCGGTTAACTCGAAAGGGAATGTCAAAAAAAAACCTGATTCCTCTAGAGATGGGCAAACACAAAACTTACCTTGAAGATTTTTATGCTTTAGATGCCCATTTTGTTCAATGTATCTTAGGAAAACAAAAACCTATTTTACCACTGTCATTATCAGTTAAACATTTAGAGATTATTTTTCAAGCATTAAAAACTCCCTAG
- a CDS encoding phosphotransferase enzyme family protein has protein sequence MKIDHVKMNLSLLEKITALWSNEIASLKLINEGVNFVYRFEINGKGKILKLTCQTNRNYKELTSAVDYQRYLFENKAPIDQPVKSLQHRYIEEINYKSEIFFARVSEEILGQILQFENDDKNIYKNWGIALAKLHKTAKFYQPNKQFKFLSWKEIWNEVYGYVQLEEPKIKNEYSLITDWFNHLECDENNFGLNHGDHRLGNVIYNDKNVYLIDFDEPVYHWFIADISRPFLELCEFPVFTWRKKLLWYLEGYRSILPIEIKEFNQIPWFIRMKNLELYLWTKNNWHHPIAPGGERTDQWLNNRKKMILNPFFSDWFIF, from the coding sequence TTGAAAATAGATCATGTAAAAATGAATTTAAGCCTTTTAGAGAAAATTACTGCATTATGGAGCAATGAGATAGCTTCGCTGAAATTAATCAATGAAGGGGTCAATTTTGTTTATCGTTTTGAAATAAATGGCAAAGGAAAAATATTGAAGCTTACCTGTCAAACCAATCGAAATTATAAAGAACTTACTTCAGCAGTCGATTATCAAAGATATCTATTCGAAAATAAAGCGCCTATCGATCAACCCGTAAAATCGCTACAACATCGTTATATTGAAGAAATAAACTATAAATCTGAGATATTTTTTGCACGTGTAAGTGAAGAAATACTTGGTCAAATACTACAGTTTGAGAATGACGATAAAAATATTTATAAGAATTGGGGAATTGCTCTAGCAAAGTTACACAAAACAGCTAAATTTTATCAGCCTAATAAACAATTTAAATTTCTAAGCTGGAAAGAAATATGGAATGAGGTTTATGGTTATGTCCAGCTGGAAGAACCTAAAATAAAAAATGAATATTCTCTTATTACCGATTGGTTTAATCACTTAGAGTGCGATGAAAACAATTTTGGTCTAAATCATGGAGATCATCGTCTTGGGAATGTAATTTATAACGATAAAAATGTTTATCTAATTGATTTTGACGAGCCAGTTTACCACTGGTTTATTGCTGATATTTCCAGACCTTTTCTCGAGTTATGTGAATTTCCTGTTTTTACCTGGAGAAAAAAGTTACTCTGGTATCTTGAAGGATATCGCTCAATATTGCCAATTGAGATCAAAGAATTTAATCAAATTCCCTGGTTTATTCGTATGAAGAATTTAGAGTTGTATCTATGGACAAAAAATAATTGGCATCATCCTATTGCTCCAGGAGGTGAAAGAACTGATCAATGGCTAAATAATCGCAAAAAAATGATTCTTAATCCTTTTTTTAGTGATTGGTTTATTTTTTAG
- the pssA gene encoding CDP-diacylglycerol--serine O-phosphatidyltransferase, with product MNNPNDEKFSPQKIEEKLTVSEHKDINSGDHEEGERLAYRRRGIYLLPNLFTIAGLFAGFYAIVTAMEGYFNYAAVAIFVAMIMDFFDGRVARLTNTQSAFGAELDSLSDMVSFGVAPALVIYSWSLEGLGKLGWLAAFIFAAAGALRLARFNTQVLVADKRYFQGLPIPAAAGVLASMVWLCVDSEILGDVVSMMTAVLAIIIAILMVSNVRYYSFKEIDLKGRVPFVAILLVVLAFVGISLDPPKILFLIFFCYALSGPILTLYSLHKKRALRKKS from the coding sequence ATGAATAACCCAAATGACGAAAAATTTTCACCTCAGAAAATTGAAGAAAAATTAACTGTTTCTGAGCATAAAGATATTAACTCTGGCGATCATGAAGAGGGAGAAAGGTTAGCTTACCGCCGCCGTGGGATTTACCTATTGCCAAACTTGTTTACCATTGCCGGTTTATTCGCGGGTTTTTATGCCATCGTCACTGCAATGGAAGGTTACTTTAACTATGCGGCGGTTGCTATTTTTGTTGCTATGATTATGGATTTTTTTGACGGTCGTGTTGCACGCCTAACCAATACGCAAAGCGCTTTCGGTGCAGAATTGGATAGTTTATCAGATATGGTTTCTTTTGGTGTTGCACCCGCCTTAGTTATTTATAGTTGGTCTTTAGAAGGCTTAGGTAAATTAGGCTGGTTAGCAGCGTTTATATTTGCTGCAGCGGGTGCATTACGTTTGGCACGTTTTAATACTCAAGTGTTGGTTGCTGATAAACGTTATTTTCAAGGATTACCTATTCCTGCGGCAGCCGGTGTTTTAGCCAGTATGGTATGGTTGTGCGTGGATTCAGAAATTCTTGGTGATGTCGTTAGCATGATGACTGCTGTATTAGCAATTATCATTGCTATTTTAATGGTAAGTAATGTCCGTTATTACTCTTTTAAAGAAATTGACCTCAAAGGCCGGGTGCCTTTTGTGGCTATTTTATTGGTGGTATTGGCTTTTGTTGGTATTTCCCTTGATCCACCTAAAATATTATTTTTGATCTTTTTCTGTTATGCCCTTTCCGGACCCATTTTGACACTGTATAGCTTGCACAAAAAGCGAGCTTTACGAAAAAAAAGCTAG
- the mutS gene encoding DNA mismatch repair protein MutS, whose product MKNNIDLTQHTPMIRQYLQLKAQHKDKLLFYRMGDFYELFYEDAIKAAKLLNITLTKRGQSANQDIPMAGVPFHSVESYLAKLVKLGESIAICEQIGDANLCKGPMERQVTRIITPGTLSDEALLENHQSLLLALYSNNDQFGLSYFDMGSGQIHILQVSGEEALASELARLNPSELLISEEHKGERLLIPYKTIRRRPPWEFDFNTATHLLTQQFQTRDLSGFGCHDLPLAIQATGCLLNYVKDTQRVQLQHVQPICIERREESIILDATTRRNLELTLNLQGEKNNTLMSILDKTATPMGSRLLNRWLHRPLRKIASLEARQIAIKQLLAAQSCTSLHILLKQLGDLERIITRVGLKSARPRDLSQLRFGLAILPDIHNKLDPYLNIQADDKKLELLISLSQQIKTFPQLFCLLQQAIVENPPAVIREGGMIAKGYHAELDELQNLSDHAGQYLLDLEIRERELTGISTLKVGFNRVHGYHIEISRGQAKHVPSHYIRRQTLTNAERFITPELKEFEDKALSSRSKALSLEKKLYDELLDKLVIYLTDLQKTVNAIAQLDVLVCFAERATTLNLTCPELNKTSGILIEGGRHLVIEQTLDTSFIANNCHLIPEKRLLIITGPNMGGKSTYMRQTALICLLAMIGCFVPAKSATIGPIDRIFTRIGAADDLASGRSTFMVEMTETASILHNATEQSLVIMDEIGRGTSTFDGLALAFSCAEYLAKQVKAYTLFATHYFELTGLSEENTVISNCHVDAKEHDDSIIFLYTVKDGPANQSYGLQVAKLAGVPKPVIQRAKEKLTELEGKSAQTTPNKRNPSSTTSKISVNPGIMTLLEQVDPDQLAPKEALEIIYRLKSLQGIPV is encoded by the coding sequence ATGAAGAATAACATCGATTTAACTCAACACACACCGATGATTCGTCAATATCTACAACTAAAAGCTCAGCATAAGGATAAATTATTATTTTATCGTATGGGTGATTTTTACGAATTGTTTTATGAAGACGCCATTAAAGCCGCAAAATTATTAAACATTACCTTAACTAAAAGAGGTCAATCGGCTAATCAAGACATCCCCATGGCAGGTGTACCCTTTCATAGCGTCGAAAGTTATTTAGCCAAACTGGTAAAGCTCGGTGAATCGATTGCTATTTGCGAACAGATAGGGGATGCGAATCTATGCAAAGGTCCTATGGAAAGACAGGTAACACGTATCATTACGCCAGGAACACTTAGCGATGAAGCATTACTAGAAAATCATCAAAGCCTCTTATTAGCCCTGTATAGTAACAATGATCAATTTGGACTTTCTTATTTTGATATGGGAAGCGGTCAAATTCATATTTTACAGGTTAGCGGTGAAGAAGCTCTTGCCAGTGAATTAGCACGACTCAACCCCAGCGAACTTTTAATCAGTGAAGAACATAAAGGAGAACGACTATTAATTCCTTATAAAACAATTCGACGGCGCCCGCCTTGGGAATTTGATTTTAATACCGCAACTCATTTATTAACACAACAATTTCAAACTCGTGACCTCAGTGGTTTTGGCTGTCATGACTTGCCCTTAGCGATACAAGCGACAGGTTGTTTATTAAATTATGTTAAAGACACGCAACGTGTTCAATTACAACATGTTCAGCCGATTTGTATAGAAAGACGTGAAGAAAGTATTATATTAGACGCCACAACCCGGCGTAATTTAGAGTTAACGCTTAATTTACAAGGCGAAAAAAATAATACTTTAATGTCTATTTTAGATAAAACAGCAACGCCGATGGGAAGTCGTTTACTCAATCGTTGGCTGCATCGACCTTTACGTAAAATAGCTAGCTTAGAAGCAAGACAAATAGCCATTAAACAATTGTTAGCTGCACAATCCTGTACAAGTTTACACATTCTGTTAAAGCAATTAGGGGATCTCGAACGTATTATTACGCGCGTTGGATTAAAATCGGCGAGGCCACGCGATTTAAGTCAATTACGTTTCGGCTTAGCAATTCTGCCAGATATTCATAATAAACTTGATCCCTATTTAAACATTCAAGCTGATGATAAAAAATTAGAGTTACTTATTTCATTAAGTCAGCAGATAAAAACCTTCCCACAATTATTTTGTTTACTACAGCAAGCTATTGTGGAAAACCCTCCAGCTGTTATTCGTGAAGGAGGGATGATCGCTAAAGGCTATCATGCTGAGCTTGATGAGTTACAAAACCTCAGTGATCATGCTGGGCAATATCTGCTTGACTTAGAAATACGTGAACGAGAACTTACAGGCATTAGTACGCTAAAGGTTGGTTTCAATCGCGTGCATGGTTATCACATCGAAATAAGTCGCGGACAAGCCAAACATGTACCCTCACATTATATTCGTCGACAAACGTTAACTAATGCCGAACGTTTTATTACTCCTGAATTAAAAGAATTCGAGGATAAAGCCTTAAGCTCCCGGTCTAAAGCTTTAAGCTTGGAAAAAAAACTTTATGATGAATTACTCGATAAATTAGTCATTTATTTAACTGACTTACAAAAAACTGTTAATGCGATCGCCCAGCTAGATGTGCTAGTCTGCTTTGCAGAACGTGCAACAACACTCAATTTAACCTGCCCTGAATTAAACAAAACTTCAGGCATCCTTATAGAAGGAGGCCGACATTTAGTAATCGAGCAAACTTTAGATACTTCTTTTATTGCAAATAATTGTCATTTGATTCCTGAAAAGCGTTTGTTAATTATCACTGGTCCGAACATGGGTGGAAAATCAACCTACATGCGTCAAACTGCTTTAATTTGTTTATTAGCAATGATAGGTTGTTTTGTTCCTGCAAAAAGCGCTACGATAGGCCCCATTGATCGTATTTTCACCCGGATCGGAGCAGCTGATGATCTTGCTAGTGGTCGTTCAACCTTTATGGTAGAAATGACAGAAACCGCCTCAATTTTACATAATGCAACTGAGCAAAGCTTAGTTATTATGGATGAAATTGGACGCGGTACCAGTACTTTTGACGGACTTGCTTTAGCTTTTTCTTGTGCTGAATATTTAGCAAAACAGGTTAAAGCCTACACCCTATTCGCTACTCATTATTTTGAGTTGACTGGCTTATCTGAAGAAAACACAGTAATAAGCAACTGTCATGTCGATGCAAAAGAACATGATGATAGCATTATATTTCTATATACCGTCAAGGACGGGCCAGCGAATCAAAGTTATGGCTTACAAGTAGCAAAGTTAGCTGGTGTTCCTAAACCAGTTATTCAACGCGCTAAAGAAAAGCTTACTGAGCTTGAGGGTAAATCTGCGCAAACTACCCCTAACAAAAGAAATCCATCCTCAACTACATCAAAAATTTCAGTTAACCCTGGTATTATGACCTTATTAGAGCAAGTGGATCCCGATCAGTTAGCTCCAAAAGAAGCACTTGAGATCATTTATCGATTAAAATCCTTGCAAGGAATTCCTGTATGA
- a CDS encoding dihydroneopterin aldolase: MNSQLTLEKLNLLVKLGNSIEERSLPQWVSVQIKFNFSSLPTACINDQLNDTICYATLANELQQFCDKHCFKLIEALAYQLYQVLKQKLSKIIHNQINIFLCITKNPQLTKVEQSSFSISD; this comes from the coding sequence ATGAACTCTCAATTAACACTAGAAAAACTTAATTTACTGGTTAAATTAGGCAACTCGATCGAAGAACGTAGCTTACCTCAATGGGTTTCAGTACAAATAAAGTTTAATTTTAGCAGTCTACCCACTGCCTGTATCAATGATCAATTAAATGATACGATCTGCTACGCTACCCTAGCGAATGAATTGCAACAATTCTGTGATAAGCATTGTTTTAAACTTATCGAAGCCTTAGCTTATCAGCTCTATCAGGTCCTTAAACAGAAACTATCTAAAATAATACATAATCAAATTAATATTTTCTTATGTATTACTAAAAATCCTCAATTAACTAAAGTTGAACAATCTAGTTTTTCAATTAGTGATTAG
- a CDS encoding PH domain-containing protein: MGYINKTLLPDEKIIYLSHPHWIVVFRSLMVLILIAAFLLIRGPYSLLFISFFSLLGLVACLPGLIVYYSSEFGITDKRVIMKSGFISRYAFENSLDRIEGVEISQSIMGRIFDYGSIRIRGVSGTNELFSAVRHPFRFRYKVLEEIERQKKAK, from the coding sequence ATGGGTTATATCAATAAAACGCTCTTGCCAGATGAAAAAATCATCTATCTCAGCCATCCACATTGGATTGTTGTTTTTAGATCGTTGATGGTTTTAATTTTAATAGCGGCTTTTTTGTTGATCAGAGGTCCCTATTCGCTATTGTTCATTAGTTTTTTTTCTTTATTAGGCTTAGTTGCTTGCTTACCTGGGCTGATTGTTTATTATTCTTCTGAGTTTGGAATTACTGATAAACGGGTTATTATGAAATCAGGGTTTATTAGCCGATATGCTTTTGAAAATTCCTTGGATCGTATTGAAGGGGTAGAGATTAGTCAAAGTATTATGGGCCGAATTTTTGATTATGGATCAATTCGTATTCGTGGTGTCAGTGGGACCAATGAATTATTTTCTGCTGTACGCCATCCATTTAGATTTCGGTATAAAGTATTAGAAGAAATTGAACGGCAAAAAAAGGCTAAATAA
- the gloB gene encoding hydroxyacylglutathione hydrolase: protein MTIQILPILAFKDNYIWCLINEETKHCIIVDPGEAKPVLAQLKQLNLQLDAILITHHHWDHTNGIRSILTFHHVPVFGPAKEKIAGVSNPVNEGDKIELPNWPTFEVLAIPGHTLGHIAYYGNHLLFCGDTLFTAGCGRLFEGTADQMLNSLNKLMQLPDETQIYCGHEYTLANLHFAQTIEPNNTHIKERLEKTRELRQKNLASVPSHLSEERLSNPFLRCDNPQIKMCVEKRTGKKLVNPIEIFAYLRQWKNNFK, encoded by the coding sequence ATGACTATACAAATATTACCTATTTTGGCGTTTAAGGATAATTATATTTGGTGTCTTATCAATGAAGAAACAAAACATTGTATTATTGTGGATCCAGGTGAAGCAAAACCTGTTTTGGCGCAATTAAAACAGTTAAATCTTCAACTCGATGCAATATTAATCACACACCATCATTGGGATCATACGAACGGTATTCGTTCTATTTTAACATTTCATCATGTTCCTGTATTCGGACCTGCAAAAGAAAAAATAGCTGGAGTAAGCAATCCAGTTAATGAAGGTGATAAAATTGAATTGCCTAATTGGCCTACTTTTGAAGTGCTTGCTATACCTGGCCATACATTGGGACATATTGCTTATTATGGAAACCATCTTTTATTCTGTGGAGATACTTTATTTACAGCAGGTTGCGGCCGATTATTTGAAGGGACAGCTGATCAAATGTTGAATTCTTTGAATAAACTGATGCAGCTTCCTGACGAAACCCAGATTTATTGTGGCCATGAATATACACTGGCTAACTTACATTTTGCTCAGACTATAGAGCCTAATAATACCCATATTAAAGAACGATTAGAAAAAACTAGAGAATTGCGTCAAAAAAACTTAGCCAGTGTCCCAAGTCATTTATCTGAAGAGCGCTTGAGCAATCCTTTTTTACGTTGCGATAATCCCCAAATAAAGATGTGCGTAGAAAAAAGAACGGGGAAAAAACTTGTTAACCCCATCGAAATATTCGCTTATCTTCGACAATGGAAAAATAATTTTAAGTAA
- a CDS encoding acyl-CoA thioesterase, producing MSIPQEKTVSASAVHDHTYKIFPNDLNSTETVFGGLVMSTLDRVASVVAERHSQRPCVTASVDAMHFLQPATRGDILIFQAAINRSWTSSMEIGVRVLAEDYRTGIRRHIVSAYFTFVGTDEYGRPAHVPKVIPETNDEIRRYEEAGKRREQRHQASRKRTDK from the coding sequence ATGTCTATACCACAAGAAAAAACCGTTTCAGCGTCAGCTGTACATGATCATACTTATAAAATATTTCCTAATGATTTAAACTCAACTGAAACCGTGTTTGGTGGTTTAGTTATGTCTACACTTGATAGAGTCGCTTCTGTCGTTGCAGAGAGGCATAGTCAAAGACCCTGTGTGACTGCTTCTGTAGATGCTATGCATTTTTTGCAGCCAGCAACTCGGGGAGATATTTTAATTTTCCAAGCCGCTATTAATCGAAGCTGGACCAGTTCAATGGAAATCGGGGTACGTGTTCTTGCAGAAGATTATCGTACCGGTATACGGCGCCATATAGTGTCTGCGTATTTTACTTTTGTAGGTACTGATGAGTATGGTCGTCCTGCACATGTTCCTAAGGTTATTCCCGAAACGAATGATGAAATAAGACGTTATGAAGAAGCAGGCAAGCGACGTGAACAGCGACATCAAGCTTCACGAAAACGCACTGATAAATAA
- the asd gene encoding archaetidylserine decarboxylase (Phosphatidylserine decarboxylase is synthesized as a single chain precursor. Generation of the pyruvoyl active site from a Ser is coupled to cleavage of a Gly-Ser bond between the larger (beta) and smaller (alpha chains). It is an integral membrane protein.), producing MHIRYQSLLPQHSLSRFAGWIANCKQTWIKNRLIFGFIRHYNVDMTLALEENPEHYINFNHFFTRSLKPEKRPISTNDRDIISPVDGTISQIGDIKENQLIQAKKINYNLQALLGGSAKLANQFQGGQFATFYLAPQDYHRVHIPYSGELKEMLYVPGRLFSVNAETTTELPNLFVRNERVITLFSTPIGPMAVILVGAMLVGSINTPWEGIIAPAPNRHVYHWHYLDNKVSLRKGEEVGQFQLGSTVIILFTPNRIKWLAELSEKKVKFGECIGQTI from the coding sequence TTGCACATCCGTTATCAATCGTTACTACCACAACATAGTCTATCCCGCTTTGCCGGGTGGATAGCTAACTGCAAACAAACTTGGATTAAAAATAGATTAATCTTTGGATTTATACGTCATTATAATGTCGATATGACCTTAGCATTGGAAGAAAATCCTGAACATTATATTAACTTTAATCATTTTTTCACGCGATCTTTAAAACCTGAAAAGCGCCCAATTTCCACTAATGATAGAGACATCATCTCCCCTGTTGATGGCACTATTAGTCAAATTGGCGATATCAAAGAGAATCAACTTATCCAAGCCAAAAAAATAAACTATAACCTACAAGCTTTATTAGGCGGTTCTGCTAAATTAGCTAACCAGTTTCAAGGAGGACAATTCGCAACTTTTTATCTAGCTCCGCAAGATTATCATCGCGTACATATTCCATACAGTGGCGAATTGAAAGAAATGCTTTATGTTCCAGGGCGTTTATTTTCAGTAAATGCTGAAACTACCACTGAACTTCCAAATTTATTTGTTCGAAATGAACGCGTTATTACCTTATTTTCTACACCTATAGGTCCGATGGCGGTCATTTTAGTGGGCGCAATGCTTGTTGGCAGCATCAATACCCCATGGGAAGGAATTATCGCACCTGCTCCCAATCGACATGTTTATCATTGGCATTACCTAGATAACAAAGTTTCATTACGCAAAGGGGAAGAGGTTGGACAATTTCAATTAGGTTCCACGGTTATTATTTTATTCACACCCAATCGTATAAAGTGGTTGGCTGAATTATCTGAAAAAAAGGTGAAATTTGGAGAATGTATTGGTCAGACAATATGA